A single window of Nasonia vitripennis strain AsymCx chromosome 4, Nvit_psr_1.1, whole genome shotgun sequence DNA harbors:
- the LOC100680230 gene encoding uncharacterized protein LOC100680230 isoform X2, which produces MALLYRFAQLPDRSGTRVFSFVVTRSVVRDPERDVTSKELVCGFQRWAVAFSRGDKKRGRNKRSVSDRQVLGVYLVWRGAAPGLRVYVDFTFTLLNREHFSVNEGFSGKRVKFTYEAPAQGNRSYISVSDLYSRNFADPNGEFQLELSMANVRTVFSSEVGIPPTIATTIDSDSVRMPSSVFSPGQSKPTKLETAYFTFGGFDWNLVVYPHGNKENEARSQEGRLSVYLVRLTGFDHRCRVRYIVSLGEGEHPVESGPIEDLSDAEGRGFGWQPRVRWSDVARKGVLRLSLEMLEARTISEVSVQALGPGALPATPCYDRDKQAWAIRADLHSDTVRLHLVYKDINNIPRNHLRYVSWTAYLIRGEEPDTEIVNLPGAPFSRYYAQDEADEGIIMETSLGVNEVKDENCPFVTEKGQIRVRLEWNECHLLFQSTYHKYDDVCRIHNQQMRREIAALQAENYSLERQIFSYQKSLAYAQAQQQQQQTPSTPVHHPPNQHQPGHLERSASTDTEYA; this is translated from the exons ATGGCGCTTCTCTACAGATTCGCCCAACTGCCCGACCGCAGTGGCACACGAGTCTTCTCGTTCGTCGTCACCAGAAGCGTCGTACGAGATCCCGAGCGCGACGTCACCAGCAAGGAGCTCGTATGCGGCTTTCAAAGATGGGCCGTCGCTTTCTCGCGGGGCGACAAG AAGCGTGGTAGAAACAAACGTTCTGTTTCTGATCGGCAGGTGCTCGGAGTCTACCTCGTCTGGCGAGGAGCAGCCCCTGGTCTGCGAGTCTACGTCGACTTCACCTTCACCCTCCTCAACCGCGAGCATTTCTCCGTCAACGAGGGCTTCAGCGGCAAACGCGTCAAGTTCACTTACGAGGCGCCGGCTCAGGGCAATCGGAGCTACATATCGGTCTCGGATCTGTACAGTAGGAACTTTGCCGATCCCAATGGCGAGTTTCAACTCGAGCTTTCCATGGCCAACGTCCGGACGGTTTTCAGCAGCGAGGTCGGGATACCGCCTACTATCGCTACCACTATCGACTCTGACTCT gttCGGATGCCATCGAGCGTCTTCAGTCCCGGTCAGTCGAAGCCGACGAAACTGGAGACGGCCTACTTCACGTTTGGCGGCTTCGATTGGAACTTGGTGGTCTACCCGCACGGCAACAAGGAGAACGAGGCTCGATCTCAGGAGGGACGGTTGAGCGTATACCTGGTGCGGTTGACGGGTTTCGACCACCGATGTCGAGTCCGGTACATCGTGAGCTTGGGCGAAGGCGAACACCCGGTGGAGTCGGGTCCGATCGAGGATCTGTCCGACGCCGAGGGTCGAGGTTTCGGTTGGCAACCTAGGGTTCGCTGGTCGGACGTCGCCAGGAAAGGCGTCCTAAGGCTCTCCCTCGAGATGCTCGAGGCTCGCACGATATCCGAGGTTTCGGTTCAGGCCCTCGGACCCGGGGCTCTGCCCGCCACCCCCTGCTACGACCGGGACAAACAGGCCTGGGCCATCAGGGCGGACCTGCACTCGGATACCGTTAGGTTGCACCTGGTTTACAAGGACATCAACAATATACCTAGGAACCACCTCAG GTACGTCAGCTGGACGGCATACCTGATAAGGGGCGAGGAGCCGGACACGGAGATCGTTAATCTGCCAGGTGCGCCGTTCAGTCGGTACTACGCTCAGGACGAGGCGGACGAGGGCATTATCATGGAGACGTCGCTCGGCGTGAACGAGGTCAAAGACGAGAACTGTCCTTTCGTGACGGAGAAGGGCCAGATACGCGTGCGGCTCGAGTGGAACGAGTGTCACCTGCTATTCCAGTCGACCTATCACAAGTACGACGACGTCTGTCGCATTCACAATCAGCAGATGCGCCGTGAAATCGCTGCCCTCCAGGCCGAGAACTATTCACTCGAGCGACAGATATTCAGCTACCAGAAGAGCCTTGCCTACGCAcaggcgcagcagcagcaacagcaaacG CCGTCGACGCCGGTTCACCATCCGCCCAACCAGCATCAACCGGGCCACCTCGAGAGATCGGCGTCAACGGACACCGAGTACGCCTGA
- the LOC100680230 gene encoding uncharacterized protein LOC100680230 isoform X1 produces MALLYRFAQLPDRSGTRVFSFVVTRSVVRDPERDVTSKELVCGFQRWAVAFSRGDKKRGRNKRSVSDRQVLGVYLVWRGAAPGLRVYVDFTFTLLNREHFSVNEGFSGKRVKFTYEAPAQGNRSYISVSDLYSRNFADPNGEFQLELSMANVRTVFSSEVGIPPTIATTIDSDSVRMPSSVFSPGQSKPTKLETAYFTFGGFDWNLVVYPHGNKENEARSQEGRLSVYLVRLTGFDHRCRVRYIVSLGEGEHPVESGPIEDLSDAEGRGFGWQPRVRWSDVARKGVLRLSLEMLEARTISEVSVQALGPGALPATPCYDRDKQAWAIRADLHSDTVRLHLVYKDINNIPRNHLRYVSWTAYLIRGEEPDTEIVNLPGAPFSRYYAQDEADEGIIMETSLGVNEVKDENCPFVTEKGQIRVRLEWNECHLLFQSTYHKYDDVCRIHNQQMRREIAALQAENYSLERQIFSYQKSLAYAQAQQQQQQTYYDQPSTPVHHPPNQHQPGHLERSASTDTEYA; encoded by the exons ATGGCGCTTCTCTACAGATTCGCCCAACTGCCCGACCGCAGTGGCACACGAGTCTTCTCGTTCGTCGTCACCAGAAGCGTCGTACGAGATCCCGAGCGCGACGTCACCAGCAAGGAGCTCGTATGCGGCTTTCAAAGATGGGCCGTCGCTTTCTCGCGGGGCGACAAG AAGCGTGGTAGAAACAAACGTTCTGTTTCTGATCGGCAGGTGCTCGGAGTCTACCTCGTCTGGCGAGGAGCAGCCCCTGGTCTGCGAGTCTACGTCGACTTCACCTTCACCCTCCTCAACCGCGAGCATTTCTCCGTCAACGAGGGCTTCAGCGGCAAACGCGTCAAGTTCACTTACGAGGCGCCGGCTCAGGGCAATCGGAGCTACATATCGGTCTCGGATCTGTACAGTAGGAACTTTGCCGATCCCAATGGCGAGTTTCAACTCGAGCTTTCCATGGCCAACGTCCGGACGGTTTTCAGCAGCGAGGTCGGGATACCGCCTACTATCGCTACCACTATCGACTCTGACTCT gttCGGATGCCATCGAGCGTCTTCAGTCCCGGTCAGTCGAAGCCGACGAAACTGGAGACGGCCTACTTCACGTTTGGCGGCTTCGATTGGAACTTGGTGGTCTACCCGCACGGCAACAAGGAGAACGAGGCTCGATCTCAGGAGGGACGGTTGAGCGTATACCTGGTGCGGTTGACGGGTTTCGACCACCGATGTCGAGTCCGGTACATCGTGAGCTTGGGCGAAGGCGAACACCCGGTGGAGTCGGGTCCGATCGAGGATCTGTCCGACGCCGAGGGTCGAGGTTTCGGTTGGCAACCTAGGGTTCGCTGGTCGGACGTCGCCAGGAAAGGCGTCCTAAGGCTCTCCCTCGAGATGCTCGAGGCTCGCACGATATCCGAGGTTTCGGTTCAGGCCCTCGGACCCGGGGCTCTGCCCGCCACCCCCTGCTACGACCGGGACAAACAGGCCTGGGCCATCAGGGCGGACCTGCACTCGGATACCGTTAGGTTGCACCTGGTTTACAAGGACATCAACAATATACCTAGGAACCACCTCAG GTACGTCAGCTGGACGGCATACCTGATAAGGGGCGAGGAGCCGGACACGGAGATCGTTAATCTGCCAGGTGCGCCGTTCAGTCGGTACTACGCTCAGGACGAGGCGGACGAGGGCATTATCATGGAGACGTCGCTCGGCGTGAACGAGGTCAAAGACGAGAACTGTCCTTTCGTGACGGAGAAGGGCCAGATACGCGTGCGGCTCGAGTGGAACGAGTGTCACCTGCTATTCCAGTCGACCTATCACAAGTACGACGACGTCTGTCGCATTCACAATCAGCAGATGCGCCGTGAAATCGCTGCCCTCCAGGCCGAGAACTATTCACTCGAGCGACAGATATTCAGCTACCAGAAGAGCCTTGCCTACGCAcaggcgcagcagcagcaacagcaaacG tattACGATCAGCCGTCGACGCCGGTTCACCATCCGCCCAACCAGCATCAACCGGGCCACCTCGAGAGATCGGCGTCAACGGACACCGAGTACGCCTGA
- the LOC100680230 gene encoding uncharacterized protein LOC100680230 isoform X5, producing MALLYRFAQLPDRSGTRVFSFVVTRSVVRDPERDVTSKELVCGFQRWAVAFSRGDKVLGVYLVWRGAAPGLRVYVDFTFTLLNREHFSVNEGFSGKRVKFTYEAPAQGNRSYISVSDLYSRNFADPNGEFQLELSMANVRTVFSSEVGIPPTIATTIDSDSVRMPSSVFSPGQSKPTKLETAYFTFGGFDWNLVVYPHGNKENEARSQEGRLSVYLVRLTGFDHRCRVRYIVSLGEGEHPVESGPIEDLSDAEGRGFGWQPRVRWSDVARKGVLRLSLEMLEARTISEVSVQALGPGALPATPCYDRDKQAWAIRADLHSDTVRLHLVYKDINNIPRNHLRYVSWTAYLIRGEEPDTEIVNLPGAPFSRYYAQDEADEGIIMETSLGVNEVKDENCPFVTEKGQIRVRLEWNECHLLFQSTYHKYDDVCRIHNQQMRREIAALQAENYSLERQIFSYQKSLAYAQAQQQQQQTPSTPVHHPPNQHQPGHLERSASTDTEYA from the exons ATGGCGCTTCTCTACAGATTCGCCCAACTGCCCGACCGCAGTGGCACACGAGTCTTCTCGTTCGTCGTCACCAGAAGCGTCGTACGAGATCCCGAGCGCGACGTCACCAGCAAGGAGCTCGTATGCGGCTTTCAAAGATGGGCCGTCGCTTTCTCGCGGGGCGACAAG GTGCTCGGAGTCTACCTCGTCTGGCGAGGAGCAGCCCCTGGTCTGCGAGTCTACGTCGACTTCACCTTCACCCTCCTCAACCGCGAGCATTTCTCCGTCAACGAGGGCTTCAGCGGCAAACGCGTCAAGTTCACTTACGAGGCGCCGGCTCAGGGCAATCGGAGCTACATATCGGTCTCGGATCTGTACAGTAGGAACTTTGCCGATCCCAATGGCGAGTTTCAACTCGAGCTTTCCATGGCCAACGTCCGGACGGTTTTCAGCAGCGAGGTCGGGATACCGCCTACTATCGCTACCACTATCGACTCTGACTCT gttCGGATGCCATCGAGCGTCTTCAGTCCCGGTCAGTCGAAGCCGACGAAACTGGAGACGGCCTACTTCACGTTTGGCGGCTTCGATTGGAACTTGGTGGTCTACCCGCACGGCAACAAGGAGAACGAGGCTCGATCTCAGGAGGGACGGTTGAGCGTATACCTGGTGCGGTTGACGGGTTTCGACCACCGATGTCGAGTCCGGTACATCGTGAGCTTGGGCGAAGGCGAACACCCGGTGGAGTCGGGTCCGATCGAGGATCTGTCCGACGCCGAGGGTCGAGGTTTCGGTTGGCAACCTAGGGTTCGCTGGTCGGACGTCGCCAGGAAAGGCGTCCTAAGGCTCTCCCTCGAGATGCTCGAGGCTCGCACGATATCCGAGGTTTCGGTTCAGGCCCTCGGACCCGGGGCTCTGCCCGCCACCCCCTGCTACGACCGGGACAAACAGGCCTGGGCCATCAGGGCGGACCTGCACTCGGATACCGTTAGGTTGCACCTGGTTTACAAGGACATCAACAATATACCTAGGAACCACCTCAG GTACGTCAGCTGGACGGCATACCTGATAAGGGGCGAGGAGCCGGACACGGAGATCGTTAATCTGCCAGGTGCGCCGTTCAGTCGGTACTACGCTCAGGACGAGGCGGACGAGGGCATTATCATGGAGACGTCGCTCGGCGTGAACGAGGTCAAAGACGAGAACTGTCCTTTCGTGACGGAGAAGGGCCAGATACGCGTGCGGCTCGAGTGGAACGAGTGTCACCTGCTATTCCAGTCGACCTATCACAAGTACGACGACGTCTGTCGCATTCACAATCAGCAGATGCGCCGTGAAATCGCTGCCCTCCAGGCCGAGAACTATTCACTCGAGCGACAGATATTCAGCTACCAGAAGAGCCTTGCCTACGCAcaggcgcagcagcagcaacagcaaacG CCGTCGACGCCGGTTCACCATCCGCCCAACCAGCATCAACCGGGCCACCTCGAGAGATCGGCGTCAACGGACACCGAGTACGCCTGA
- the LOC100680230 gene encoding uncharacterized protein LOC100680230 isoform X4: MALLYRFAQLPDRSGTRVFSFVVTRSVVRDPERDVTSKELVCGFQRWAVAFSRGDKKRGRNKRSVSDRQVLGVYLVWRGAAPGLRVYVDFTFTLLNREHFSVNEGFSGKRVKFTYEAPAQGNRSYISVSDLYSRNFADPNGEFQLELSMANVRTVFSSEVRMPSSVFSPGQSKPTKLETAYFTFGGFDWNLVVYPHGNKENEARSQEGRLSVYLVRLTGFDHRCRVRYIVSLGEGEHPVESGPIEDLSDAEGRGFGWQPRVRWSDVARKGVLRLSLEMLEARTISEVSVQALGPGALPATPCYDRDKQAWAIRADLHSDTVRLHLVYKDINNIPRNHLRYVSWTAYLIRGEEPDTEIVNLPGAPFSRYYAQDEADEGIIMETSLGVNEVKDENCPFVTEKGQIRVRLEWNECHLLFQSTYHKYDDVCRIHNQQMRREIAALQAENYSLERQIFSYQKSLAYAQAQQQQQQTYYDQPSTPVHHPPNQHQPGHLERSASTDTEYA, encoded by the exons ATGGCGCTTCTCTACAGATTCGCCCAACTGCCCGACCGCAGTGGCACACGAGTCTTCTCGTTCGTCGTCACCAGAAGCGTCGTACGAGATCCCGAGCGCGACGTCACCAGCAAGGAGCTCGTATGCGGCTTTCAAAGATGGGCCGTCGCTTTCTCGCGGGGCGACAAG AAGCGTGGTAGAAACAAACGTTCTGTTTCTGATCGGCAGGTGCTCGGAGTCTACCTCGTCTGGCGAGGAGCAGCCCCTGGTCTGCGAGTCTACGTCGACTTCACCTTCACCCTCCTCAACCGCGAGCATTTCTCCGTCAACGAGGGCTTCAGCGGCAAACGCGTCAAGTTCACTTACGAGGCGCCGGCTCAGGGCAATCGGAGCTACATATCGGTCTCGGATCTGTACAGTAGGAACTTTGCCGATCCCAATGGCGAGTTTCAACTCGAGCTTTCCATGGCCAACGTCCGGACGGTTTTCAGCAGCGAG gttCGGATGCCATCGAGCGTCTTCAGTCCCGGTCAGTCGAAGCCGACGAAACTGGAGACGGCCTACTTCACGTTTGGCGGCTTCGATTGGAACTTGGTGGTCTACCCGCACGGCAACAAGGAGAACGAGGCTCGATCTCAGGAGGGACGGTTGAGCGTATACCTGGTGCGGTTGACGGGTTTCGACCACCGATGTCGAGTCCGGTACATCGTGAGCTTGGGCGAAGGCGAACACCCGGTGGAGTCGGGTCCGATCGAGGATCTGTCCGACGCCGAGGGTCGAGGTTTCGGTTGGCAACCTAGGGTTCGCTGGTCGGACGTCGCCAGGAAAGGCGTCCTAAGGCTCTCCCTCGAGATGCTCGAGGCTCGCACGATATCCGAGGTTTCGGTTCAGGCCCTCGGACCCGGGGCTCTGCCCGCCACCCCCTGCTACGACCGGGACAAACAGGCCTGGGCCATCAGGGCGGACCTGCACTCGGATACCGTTAGGTTGCACCTGGTTTACAAGGACATCAACAATATACCTAGGAACCACCTCAG GTACGTCAGCTGGACGGCATACCTGATAAGGGGCGAGGAGCCGGACACGGAGATCGTTAATCTGCCAGGTGCGCCGTTCAGTCGGTACTACGCTCAGGACGAGGCGGACGAGGGCATTATCATGGAGACGTCGCTCGGCGTGAACGAGGTCAAAGACGAGAACTGTCCTTTCGTGACGGAGAAGGGCCAGATACGCGTGCGGCTCGAGTGGAACGAGTGTCACCTGCTATTCCAGTCGACCTATCACAAGTACGACGACGTCTGTCGCATTCACAATCAGCAGATGCGCCGTGAAATCGCTGCCCTCCAGGCCGAGAACTATTCACTCGAGCGACAGATATTCAGCTACCAGAAGAGCCTTGCCTACGCAcaggcgcagcagcagcaacagcaaacG tattACGATCAGCCGTCGACGCCGGTTCACCATCCGCCCAACCAGCATCAACCGGGCCACCTCGAGAGATCGGCGTCAACGGACACCGAGTACGCCTGA
- the LOC100680230 gene encoding uncharacterized protein LOC100680230 isoform X7, with the protein MALLYRFAQLPDRSGTRVFSFVVTRSVVRDPERDVTSKELVCGFQRWAVAFSRGDKVLGVYLVWRGAAPGLRVYVDFTFTLLNREHFSVNEGFSGKRVKFTYEAPAQGNRSYISVSDLYSRNFADPNGEFQLELSMANVRTVFSSEVRMPSSVFSPGQSKPTKLETAYFTFGGFDWNLVVYPHGNKENEARSQEGRLSVYLVRLTGFDHRCRVRYIVSLGEGEHPVESGPIEDLSDAEGRGFGWQPRVRWSDVARKGVLRLSLEMLEARTISEVSVQALGPGALPATPCYDRDKQAWAIRADLHSDTVRLHLVYKDINNIPRNHLRYVSWTAYLIRGEEPDTEIVNLPGAPFSRYYAQDEADEGIIMETSLGVNEVKDENCPFVTEKGQIRVRLEWNECHLLFQSTYHKYDDVCRIHNQQMRREIAALQAENYSLERQIFSYQKSLAYAQAQQQQQQTPSTPVHHPPNQHQPGHLERSASTDTEYA; encoded by the exons ATGGCGCTTCTCTACAGATTCGCCCAACTGCCCGACCGCAGTGGCACACGAGTCTTCTCGTTCGTCGTCACCAGAAGCGTCGTACGAGATCCCGAGCGCGACGTCACCAGCAAGGAGCTCGTATGCGGCTTTCAAAGATGGGCCGTCGCTTTCTCGCGGGGCGACAAG GTGCTCGGAGTCTACCTCGTCTGGCGAGGAGCAGCCCCTGGTCTGCGAGTCTACGTCGACTTCACCTTCACCCTCCTCAACCGCGAGCATTTCTCCGTCAACGAGGGCTTCAGCGGCAAACGCGTCAAGTTCACTTACGAGGCGCCGGCTCAGGGCAATCGGAGCTACATATCGGTCTCGGATCTGTACAGTAGGAACTTTGCCGATCCCAATGGCGAGTTTCAACTCGAGCTTTCCATGGCCAACGTCCGGACGGTTTTCAGCAGCGAG gttCGGATGCCATCGAGCGTCTTCAGTCCCGGTCAGTCGAAGCCGACGAAACTGGAGACGGCCTACTTCACGTTTGGCGGCTTCGATTGGAACTTGGTGGTCTACCCGCACGGCAACAAGGAGAACGAGGCTCGATCTCAGGAGGGACGGTTGAGCGTATACCTGGTGCGGTTGACGGGTTTCGACCACCGATGTCGAGTCCGGTACATCGTGAGCTTGGGCGAAGGCGAACACCCGGTGGAGTCGGGTCCGATCGAGGATCTGTCCGACGCCGAGGGTCGAGGTTTCGGTTGGCAACCTAGGGTTCGCTGGTCGGACGTCGCCAGGAAAGGCGTCCTAAGGCTCTCCCTCGAGATGCTCGAGGCTCGCACGATATCCGAGGTTTCGGTTCAGGCCCTCGGACCCGGGGCTCTGCCCGCCACCCCCTGCTACGACCGGGACAAACAGGCCTGGGCCATCAGGGCGGACCTGCACTCGGATACCGTTAGGTTGCACCTGGTTTACAAGGACATCAACAATATACCTAGGAACCACCTCAG GTACGTCAGCTGGACGGCATACCTGATAAGGGGCGAGGAGCCGGACACGGAGATCGTTAATCTGCCAGGTGCGCCGTTCAGTCGGTACTACGCTCAGGACGAGGCGGACGAGGGCATTATCATGGAGACGTCGCTCGGCGTGAACGAGGTCAAAGACGAGAACTGTCCTTTCGTGACGGAGAAGGGCCAGATACGCGTGCGGCTCGAGTGGAACGAGTGTCACCTGCTATTCCAGTCGACCTATCACAAGTACGACGACGTCTGTCGCATTCACAATCAGCAGATGCGCCGTGAAATCGCTGCCCTCCAGGCCGAGAACTATTCACTCGAGCGACAGATATTCAGCTACCAGAAGAGCCTTGCCTACGCAcaggcgcagcagcagcaacagcaaacG CCGTCGACGCCGGTTCACCATCCGCCCAACCAGCATCAACCGGGCCACCTCGAGAGATCGGCGTCAACGGACACCGAGTACGCCTGA
- the LOC100680230 gene encoding uncharacterized protein LOC100680230 isoform X3 → MALLYRFAQLPDRSGTRVFSFVVTRSVVRDPERDVTSKELVCGFQRWAVAFSRGDKVLGVYLVWRGAAPGLRVYVDFTFTLLNREHFSVNEGFSGKRVKFTYEAPAQGNRSYISVSDLYSRNFADPNGEFQLELSMANVRTVFSSEVGIPPTIATTIDSDSVRMPSSVFSPGQSKPTKLETAYFTFGGFDWNLVVYPHGNKENEARSQEGRLSVYLVRLTGFDHRCRVRYIVSLGEGEHPVESGPIEDLSDAEGRGFGWQPRVRWSDVARKGVLRLSLEMLEARTISEVSVQALGPGALPATPCYDRDKQAWAIRADLHSDTVRLHLVYKDINNIPRNHLRYVSWTAYLIRGEEPDTEIVNLPGAPFSRYYAQDEADEGIIMETSLGVNEVKDENCPFVTEKGQIRVRLEWNECHLLFQSTYHKYDDVCRIHNQQMRREIAALQAENYSLERQIFSYQKSLAYAQAQQQQQQTYYDQPSTPVHHPPNQHQPGHLERSASTDTEYA, encoded by the exons ATGGCGCTTCTCTACAGATTCGCCCAACTGCCCGACCGCAGTGGCACACGAGTCTTCTCGTTCGTCGTCACCAGAAGCGTCGTACGAGATCCCGAGCGCGACGTCACCAGCAAGGAGCTCGTATGCGGCTTTCAAAGATGGGCCGTCGCTTTCTCGCGGGGCGACAAG GTGCTCGGAGTCTACCTCGTCTGGCGAGGAGCAGCCCCTGGTCTGCGAGTCTACGTCGACTTCACCTTCACCCTCCTCAACCGCGAGCATTTCTCCGTCAACGAGGGCTTCAGCGGCAAACGCGTCAAGTTCACTTACGAGGCGCCGGCTCAGGGCAATCGGAGCTACATATCGGTCTCGGATCTGTACAGTAGGAACTTTGCCGATCCCAATGGCGAGTTTCAACTCGAGCTTTCCATGGCCAACGTCCGGACGGTTTTCAGCAGCGAGGTCGGGATACCGCCTACTATCGCTACCACTATCGACTCTGACTCT gttCGGATGCCATCGAGCGTCTTCAGTCCCGGTCAGTCGAAGCCGACGAAACTGGAGACGGCCTACTTCACGTTTGGCGGCTTCGATTGGAACTTGGTGGTCTACCCGCACGGCAACAAGGAGAACGAGGCTCGATCTCAGGAGGGACGGTTGAGCGTATACCTGGTGCGGTTGACGGGTTTCGACCACCGATGTCGAGTCCGGTACATCGTGAGCTTGGGCGAAGGCGAACACCCGGTGGAGTCGGGTCCGATCGAGGATCTGTCCGACGCCGAGGGTCGAGGTTTCGGTTGGCAACCTAGGGTTCGCTGGTCGGACGTCGCCAGGAAAGGCGTCCTAAGGCTCTCCCTCGAGATGCTCGAGGCTCGCACGATATCCGAGGTTTCGGTTCAGGCCCTCGGACCCGGGGCTCTGCCCGCCACCCCCTGCTACGACCGGGACAAACAGGCCTGGGCCATCAGGGCGGACCTGCACTCGGATACCGTTAGGTTGCACCTGGTTTACAAGGACATCAACAATATACCTAGGAACCACCTCAG GTACGTCAGCTGGACGGCATACCTGATAAGGGGCGAGGAGCCGGACACGGAGATCGTTAATCTGCCAGGTGCGCCGTTCAGTCGGTACTACGCTCAGGACGAGGCGGACGAGGGCATTATCATGGAGACGTCGCTCGGCGTGAACGAGGTCAAAGACGAGAACTGTCCTTTCGTGACGGAGAAGGGCCAGATACGCGTGCGGCTCGAGTGGAACGAGTGTCACCTGCTATTCCAGTCGACCTATCACAAGTACGACGACGTCTGTCGCATTCACAATCAGCAGATGCGCCGTGAAATCGCTGCCCTCCAGGCCGAGAACTATTCACTCGAGCGACAGATATTCAGCTACCAGAAGAGCCTTGCCTACGCAcaggcgcagcagcagcaacagcaaacG tattACGATCAGCCGTCGACGCCGGTTCACCATCCGCCCAACCAGCATCAACCGGGCCACCTCGAGAGATCGGCGTCAACGGACACCGAGTACGCCTGA
- the LOC100680230 gene encoding uncharacterized protein LOC100680230 isoform X6 gives MALLYRFAQLPDRSGTRVFSFVVTRSVVRDPERDVTSKELVCGFQRWAVAFSRGDKVLGVYLVWRGAAPGLRVYVDFTFTLLNREHFSVNEGFSGKRVKFTYEAPAQGNRSYISVSDLYSRNFADPNGEFQLELSMANVRTVFSSEVRMPSSVFSPGQSKPTKLETAYFTFGGFDWNLVVYPHGNKENEARSQEGRLSVYLVRLTGFDHRCRVRYIVSLGEGEHPVESGPIEDLSDAEGRGFGWQPRVRWSDVARKGVLRLSLEMLEARTISEVSVQALGPGALPATPCYDRDKQAWAIRADLHSDTVRLHLVYKDINNIPRNHLRYVSWTAYLIRGEEPDTEIVNLPGAPFSRYYAQDEADEGIIMETSLGVNEVKDENCPFVTEKGQIRVRLEWNECHLLFQSTYHKYDDVCRIHNQQMRREIAALQAENYSLERQIFSYQKSLAYAQAQQQQQQTYYDQPSTPVHHPPNQHQPGHLERSASTDTEYA, from the exons ATGGCGCTTCTCTACAGATTCGCCCAACTGCCCGACCGCAGTGGCACACGAGTCTTCTCGTTCGTCGTCACCAGAAGCGTCGTACGAGATCCCGAGCGCGACGTCACCAGCAAGGAGCTCGTATGCGGCTTTCAAAGATGGGCCGTCGCTTTCTCGCGGGGCGACAAG GTGCTCGGAGTCTACCTCGTCTGGCGAGGAGCAGCCCCTGGTCTGCGAGTCTACGTCGACTTCACCTTCACCCTCCTCAACCGCGAGCATTTCTCCGTCAACGAGGGCTTCAGCGGCAAACGCGTCAAGTTCACTTACGAGGCGCCGGCTCAGGGCAATCGGAGCTACATATCGGTCTCGGATCTGTACAGTAGGAACTTTGCCGATCCCAATGGCGAGTTTCAACTCGAGCTTTCCATGGCCAACGTCCGGACGGTTTTCAGCAGCGAG gttCGGATGCCATCGAGCGTCTTCAGTCCCGGTCAGTCGAAGCCGACGAAACTGGAGACGGCCTACTTCACGTTTGGCGGCTTCGATTGGAACTTGGTGGTCTACCCGCACGGCAACAAGGAGAACGAGGCTCGATCTCAGGAGGGACGGTTGAGCGTATACCTGGTGCGGTTGACGGGTTTCGACCACCGATGTCGAGTCCGGTACATCGTGAGCTTGGGCGAAGGCGAACACCCGGTGGAGTCGGGTCCGATCGAGGATCTGTCCGACGCCGAGGGTCGAGGTTTCGGTTGGCAACCTAGGGTTCGCTGGTCGGACGTCGCCAGGAAAGGCGTCCTAAGGCTCTCCCTCGAGATGCTCGAGGCTCGCACGATATCCGAGGTTTCGGTTCAGGCCCTCGGACCCGGGGCTCTGCCCGCCACCCCCTGCTACGACCGGGACAAACAGGCCTGGGCCATCAGGGCGGACCTGCACTCGGATACCGTTAGGTTGCACCTGGTTTACAAGGACATCAACAATATACCTAGGAACCACCTCAG GTACGTCAGCTGGACGGCATACCTGATAAGGGGCGAGGAGCCGGACACGGAGATCGTTAATCTGCCAGGTGCGCCGTTCAGTCGGTACTACGCTCAGGACGAGGCGGACGAGGGCATTATCATGGAGACGTCGCTCGGCGTGAACGAGGTCAAAGACGAGAACTGTCCTTTCGTGACGGAGAAGGGCCAGATACGCGTGCGGCTCGAGTGGAACGAGTGTCACCTGCTATTCCAGTCGACCTATCACAAGTACGACGACGTCTGTCGCATTCACAATCAGCAGATGCGCCGTGAAATCGCTGCCCTCCAGGCCGAGAACTATTCACTCGAGCGACAGATATTCAGCTACCAGAAGAGCCTTGCCTACGCAcaggcgcagcagcagcaacagcaaacG tattACGATCAGCCGTCGACGCCGGTTCACCATCCGCCCAACCAGCATCAACCGGGCCACCTCGAGAGATCGGCGTCAACGGACACCGAGTACGCCTGA